Proteins encoded by one window of Anopheles maculipalpis chromosome 2RL, idAnoMacuDA_375_x, whole genome shotgun sequence:
- the LOC126557526 gene encoding beta-alanine transporter, whose product MDSANDSYDEIMAQAGNDGKFQRRYNLLFNFGAICFASMSYMSIILALNKPPHNCHVPGMELYNITDANLWKNLTLPRETDNRGQLGYSKCQMYNVTEEHLKRHYSEWQEFQSSDIIDCAYGYDYDRTYYDRTPITEYDWICDKGFRETNIFIYNRLGELVGTVIFGHLGDTLGRRPVFYLSILIITAGRLVSMFTAAHYVVFCIAAVVGSLTAHSIFQTPLIIAMEISKSERRGHISMMQCIGWTTGLCILPMVFWATKDWFWALLIVTMPIAVFVFIPRYTIESPRWLATRGNYRQAMEQLRKIATINGIRELPYDESVLEKRLANHRTDTVYGLASLFIGWRMAKNTLLVILCWTVCSVTYFTLVLLSSRMDGNPFLNFMYQGLIEVPAAYMGQRASDRYGRRATNALALCCATVVCIVLVMIVRDPASEMAATILATVVKFCISITFFAVNLQSIEIYPTCLRQTGMAVGTIAATIFGIVGPYVVHLGTEYDVRYPFLVMGLSSAVGIFAALFLPETLHQSLPNTIEEAQEFGKNQRFWSLPKAPSKSQASATRTDAKPEETFRLAVPEGEEETVSVGTK is encoded by the exons ATGGATTCTGCCAATGACAGCTACGACGAAATCATGGCGCAGGCCGGTAACGATGGCAAATTCCAGCGCCGCTACAATCTTCTCTTCAACTTCGGTGCCATCTGCTTTGCGTCCATGTCGTACATGAGCATCATCCTGGCGCTCAATAAACCGCCCCACAACTGTCACGTACCCGGCATGGAACTGTACAACATTACCGATGCGAACCTATGGAAAAATCTTACCTTACCCAG AGAAACGGATAACCGTGGACAGCTTGGATACAGCAAATGTCAGATGTACAACGTCACCGAGGAGCATCTGAAGCGTCACTACTCGGAATGGCAGGAATTTCAAAGTAGCGACATCATCG ACTGCGCGTACGGGTACGACTACGATCGCACCTATTACGACCGGACGCCCATCACCGAGTACGATTGGATCTGCGATAAGGGTTTCCGCGAGACGAACATTTTCATCTACAACCGGCTCGGTGAACTCGTCGGTACCGTCATCTTTGGCCACCTGGGCGATAC ATTAGGCCGCCGGCCGGTGTTTTACCTGAGCATACTGATCATTACGGCCGGTCGTCTGGTTTCGATGTTTACTGCCGCCCACTACGTCGTGTTCTGCATAGCGGCCGTCGTCGGCAGCCTGACGGCACACTCCATCTTTCAGACACCTTTGATCATTGCGATGGAGATATCGAAAAG CGAAAGACGCGGCCACATTTCGATGATGCAGTGCATCGGTTGGACGACCGGTTTGTGCATCCTGCCGATGGTGTTCTGGGCTACAAAGGACTGGTTCTGGGCATTGCTGATTGTAACGATGCCGATCGCTGTGTTCGTATTTATCCCGAG ATACACGATTGAATCGCCCCGATGGCTAGCGACACGCGGAAACTATCGGCAGGCCATGGAGCAGCTGCGGAAAATTGCAACTATCAACGGCATCCGGGAGCTGCCGTACGACGAGAGTGTGCTGGAAAAGCGACTTGCCAACCATCGGACCGACACCGTGTACGGGCTCGCCTCGCTATTCATCGGATGGCGAATGGCAAAGAACACGTTGCTCGTTATCCTGTGTTG GACGGTGTGCAGCGTGACATACTTTACGCTGGTGCTGCTTAGCTCACGTATGGACGGCAATCCGTTCCTAAACTTCATGTACCAGGGACTGATTGAAGTGCCGGCAGCTTACATGGGCCAGCGCGCTAGTGACCGCTACGGCCGACGGGCAACCAACGCACTTGCCCTCTGCTGTGCGACGGTCGTCTGCATCGTGCTGGTGATGATTGTGCGTGATCCGGCCAGCGAAATGGCGGCCACGATTCTGGCAACGGTAGTGAAGTTTTGCATCAGCATCACCTTCTTTGCCGTCAATCTGCAATCGATCGAGATCTATCCGACCTGCTTGCGGCAAACGGGTATGGCCGTCGGTACGATCGCGGCCACCATCTTCGGAATCGTTGGACCGTACGTCGTGCATCTCGGCACGGAATATGACGTACGCTATCCGTTCCTGGTGATGGGACTCTCGTCGGCGGTGGGCATTTTTGCGGCACTCTTCCTGCCCGAAACCCTGCATCAGTCACTGCCGAACACGATTGAGGAAGCGCAGGAATTTGGCAAGAATCAACGGTTCTGGTCATTGCCGAAGGCACCATCAAAATCTCAAGCATCGGCAACCCGAACGGATGCAAAACCAGAAGAAACGTTCCGATTGGCAGTACCCGAAGGTGAAGAGGAGACGGTCAGTGTTGGgactaaataa